The Myxocyprinus asiaticus isolate MX2 ecotype Aquarium Trade chromosome 6, UBuf_Myxa_2, whole genome shotgun sequence region accaaagtggcattcaactgatcccaATGTATAGTtaagacattaataacgtgaaaatttactattacaatttgaaaaaaatgttcagaacactatacttcaaagagttctcatcaaaaaaatcatccacgtgcagctatgacagctttgcagatccttggcattctagctgtcagtttgtccagatactcaggtgacatttcaccccacgcttcctgtagcacttgccatagatatggctgtcttgtcgggaatttctcacgcactttacagtctagctgatcctacaaaaactcagtggggttaagatccataacactcttttccaattatttgttgtccaatgtctgtgtttgtttgaccactctaacattttctttttgtttttctgtttcaaaagtggctttttctttacaattcttcccataaggcctgcacccctgagtcttctcttttctgttgtacatgaaactggcgttgagcgggtagaattcaatgaagctgtcagctgaggacatgtgaggcatctatttctcaaactagagactctgatgtacttatcctcttgtttagttgtacatctggccttccacatctctttctgtccttgttagagccagttgtcctttgtcttagaagactgtagtgtacacctttgtatgaaatcttctgttttcaagcattgtatagccttcattcctcaaaacaatgattgactgacgtgtttctagagaaagctgtttcttttttgccatttttgatctaatattgaccttaagacatgccagtctattgcatactgtggcaactcaaaaacaaacacaaagacaatattaagcttcctgtaatgaaccaaatagctttcaactgtgtttgatataatggtaagtgattttctagtaccaaattagcaatttaccatgattactcaagcataaggtgttggagtgatggctgcaggaaatggggcctgtctagatttgatcaaaaattactttttttttcaaatagtgatggtgctgttttttacatcagtaatgtcctgactatactttgtaatcagttgaatgccactttggtgaattaaagtaccaatttccttccgaaacagcaaaatctgtacattattccaaacttttggccgccagtgtgtgtgtgtgtgtgtgtgtgtgtatatatatatatatatatatatatatatatatatatatatatatatatatacacacacacagtatatattataaaatggatagttcttaATCTAAAATATgactggatgagccacattcaaatccacTGTAAAATAGccgatatacacacacacacaccaatgaccGTATATCAGTTGAATACTATATTAATGTGGCAAGTAGCTCCACAGCTAATAACAGTTATGAAATGAACTATTACTTGCTGGaataattgttgattattataattattaaatgtaattatttactgaACATCTGTGTCTTATAATATTGCTGTTGCAGGCATTTTATAATAGCAATAAGCTACTCAAAGCTgtgttttacagtgattttatcacagttaaGAGGTgttgttaaaggaaaagttcaccaaaaaccaaaaattctgtcagcatGACATTTGATCACAAGatgcacaagaaccaatgagtttTGATGTTACTAATGTTGCCGTTATATTGGATTGAGTGCcgtttacataatttattaatgatttgacGTTAAAAAACAACTTAACCaatggtctgttcatcatacaaagtgatcatatgccttcagaagacttgaaatatgatgcatggactacttttatgaatcTTTTGGGTGCTTGATACAGTGTTAAAGTGAGTCACTGCCTACTGCCATTGAACTGAATTCAGCCAACAGGACTGaattaaattctcattaaaatatctccttttgtaagtaagtcatatggttttgctataacatgaaagtgaataaatgaagACTGAATTTTAAGCACAATGTGGAGTGTAACGCATAGCATCTATTAGCTTACTGCTTTGTTTTATGTCTaagtaaaaaatgtataattatacacAGGTATAGACATGTGAACTAGGAGATTTGTTCATGACAGAACATAGCTAAATCAGACCTGTGACTTTCTGAATTTTTGTTCAGATGTGAGGAGAAAATCACTTTGAGGTTGCACTATTGAATAAAGCGCAGAGGGTTACAAAAACATGCCTCTGACTTTAAAACGCCGTTTTACACAAACCCTCTCTCATACACACTCAAAAGTATCTGCTTAGCTGGAGCAAGTGTTTCCAAAACACATGCTGAAGTTGGGTGAAGGAGAGTTTCAAGCCTTTACAAATACAGAGGCTTAGTGTTTAGCCTTGGAATAGCTTAACAGCTCCAAGTGCTTGAAACTAATACATAATCACTTGCACAAACATGCTAACACTCACAGAATGCAGCCCTACATATACATTGACAAACTAGAACGTCATCTGCCAATAAACAACTCATATAATATTTCCTGTAAACatcaaaatgtagaaaaagaACCTCTCTTTACATTAGCCTTGATGCGGcaactgttaattttttttaaactccctACCTCCACTTCCATTGCATGTTACATTGTTCCTCACATTAATAATGAATATGTGCTGGGAGCAATGGCCAAGCCCCCTGAGGCAGTGCGAGCATGAGAGAAGAACCAGGCTCCATCTCTTCCACATTGTGGTCTTGAACTGACAGAAGACAAGGTGTTGTTCTCAGGCTACCTTACTGTTAAACTAAATTTCTATGCAGAAATGGTGTAAAAGCAAGAAGAAAACAATCTAGAATATTTATTTACTGACACATAACCAGCTTTTTCAGGGACAATTCCACAGGAGCAACATGGGGTTAAtgctttgctcaagggcacaatgaaGACAGCTCATTGCAGGGATTGAAACAGCAACCTTTTGGTTACTAGCACTgagtattaaagggacagttcggccaaaaatgaaaattctgtcataatttctcatcctcatgttgttccaaccttcatgttgttccaagcccaaaaatgaaaatactttcaCACACTTGAATATGATTTGGTACGGTACAATAACAAACCAATACTTGCCTGAAATTCTCTACACagttagctaaccatactcagGAAAGGAGAACCGTGCTGTTGGAATGGCTTTAGTTACATGGCGACCCACGACTGGTCACTTGCCCAGTCATTCCATTTTAGTCCTGATTTTGTAGcactaaaatggcaaaaaaaaaaaaaaaaaaaaaacattactgtgcCAGTGAGCCCGGATTGGTATTATACAAAACAGCTCTATGGTGGAACCATTCTGCCCGATGTTAGaaagggtttggaacatcatgagggtgagcaattgacagaattttcattttagtagaactatccctttaaccatgaCACCAGCATACTTGAGGGTATGAAGAATCAGCTCTTATGAAAGCGGAAAAGAAGCATTCGACTTACGATCAAGGCCATTGATGTAGCGCATGGTGATCTCACAGTGGCCCCATACTGCACTGACGATCGGGTACAGCTTTTTGCCCTTAAGGCCTCTGAAGGCCACTCCGAGGTACTGTCCATCCACCATGAAGCTCAGTGTTCCCTCATCCATGTCCAGCACCACCATCAGGGCATCCGGCAGCACAAAGGCCTCCTCTGGTTCCAGGAAGCTCGGATAGGTGGAGGTGGAAGAGGCCGGACGGTTCTTACTGTTGTGGTAGAGCTTGTTACGTCCCAGGTCCCAGCCCCAGGATTCACTATCACTGCCGACTAATGAGGTGTAGCCAACTGAGTGCAGCGGGGCATCTACTGTGGCCACGCCCACCACCGCGTGTGTGCCCCGTTGCCTGGTCGGCCAGTGGATCCTCCAAACGTGAAGTCCTCGCGTGTATCCCACCCGTCCACGGATGCCGTCGGTACTCTGGGCGACCGGGTGCCGATGTAAGGTAAGCTTATCGTCATCCTTGATGAAGATGTTAAGGGAGCGGTCGTCTGGGTTCCAGGCATGTCGGAGCTGCTGTTCATATAAAGCAGGGGGCATGTCCAGGAGTAGGTCCAGTCTGGCTGGCTTGAAAAAGTCAGGCCCTCTCAGTTCCCTCCTCAGGGGCCTAAAGGACGGCTCCCCACGCACGTCTACAGATTTTATACTCCCCGAGATCTTCTGTCCCATGGCTTGGCTGGGtcgagagggggagggaggagggGAGAGGGAGGGGGTGGCAAGACGCAGGGGCTGGACTTCCGGGAACCGCTGTTACCTCATCAAAGCGCCAAGACGTCAGCCTGAGGCCCTGAGGCCCAAACTCACATCAGCGTCTGGCAGGGGCGACAGTGCCAGCCTTACTGAAGCCCTAGgaggaagcacacacacacacacaacacacaatgtCGTTAAAACAGTGATAACAAAGAGACCAATGAGTCAGTAAGGGGGTATTTATGCTTGTCACATAATGCATTTCTTTACTGATCACATAGCTATCATACATACAGTAAGTGTTAATGCCTTCCAAGATGCTTTCGAGACAGATAACAATTCAATCACTCCTCAGGAGGTGGTTTGAAACGCATACGAGATGTGACTCAagcaagtgtaaatgcatctggttgaTTGGGCCACATATGTATACTTTGATCCTTCCAAACAGAGCTACATCAGATTACGTAAATTTAGGAGCCCAAAGACGTCAAAGAAAATGAGGTGCATAACAGCTGTTGTGTTTTGTACCACAATCGTTGTAGCAATTTTAGCCACCTCCTGTTTTTAGTTTTTACGAGTCACATCAAGTGCAGCAAAATTTCGCTGCCCAACATTACCATCATCATGGAGGTAAACTGTTATAGCAGGAATAGCAGATCAGATTTATATCTGTGTTGCAAAGACACATTTATATGCCAGAGTGTAAATAGAATATGCATACCCAATCAAATAGCAATCCAATTGATCAAGATGCATGGAGTGACAAAATGTAAATAGGCCTAAAAGATGGTCACATGAGTGCAAGCAAGAGAAAAAGGTAATATCAGATGTGAGGATAAGACCAGAGAGGATACATGAAGGCAAATGATAGTCAACAGACTCAAGATGGACTGAAAGAGAGGACCAGGGCTTTGCTGCTGCCAATGGAAGCCTGACAGCGTGTGAGAGAGTGCCGTGAGGAACGATGCAATAATGAGGGCAGCAGGTGAGAAAGATGACATACAGGAACActtaacacacaaacactcacatatacacacacacaaacatattcacAAATGCCACcttaaacttaaaataaaaactttgtatatgtcacaacacaaacaaatacagaCCCACACATATTCCATTGTCAGTCATTTGAAACAGCTACAGTCTCTTAAAACACACAGTTGCTGTTTGCAGTTGAAGAGAGCATTCCTACTCTAAAAAGAGGCCtagacaattaaataaataaactaaatgtttatatttcctaaagaaaatgtgaataaGTGCTTGCCTGTACAAAACCTGTTGCCAGGATGCTATGATGTTGCAGGAGATTGTATGAGCGAGCACAACTAATTAACAACaacaaaggaaacaaaaatatACCATTATTCATTTCCAGGTTTCTGAGAGATAGAAATAAAGGAAAGTGAGAAAAAAAGAGCTTTGGTTTGTATGAGCCTCAATGTCACAGAAATACCTCCACATTAAAAGCCCATTTGAGAGTGAAGAGGGGGAGATGTGCTGGAGATGAGATATGGTAGGCTAAATATGCTGGGCTTTGAAACACTAGCAGGCACTTCCTGCTACAGTAAGTGACGTATAGTCTTTTCCAGGAATAAGAGAGGTTTCATCCCAGGAAGaagcactacaaaaaaaaaaaaaaaaaaacatttacactcacagatacacacatacactgtgaCCATGCtccatgagtgagagagagagataagattTCCGGAAAACATATTCACACTCTGTCAGACAACAGTCATCAGACGACCCAACCACTTAGGTCacaaacacaaaggaaaaaaagGTCCCAAAAGGAAAAaggcagacacacagacacaaacatgcacatactgtacacatgaacacacaaactTTAGACAGTCTcaaatttaaagtgatagttcacccaaaatctaaattctctcatcatttactcatcctcatgccattccatatgtatggctttctttcttctgctgaacacaaatgaagatttttagaagaatatctcagctttgtaggtccatacaatacaagtgaatggtggccagaactttgaatatccaaaaagcagataaaagcagcatccatacgactcaagtggttaaatccatatcttcagaagcaacctactgggcagggaggagaatttattgtaaaaaaaaaaaaaggaatatattaaatattgatctgtttctcactcacacatatcatatagcttctgaagatatgaatttaaccactgaagtcttatggattacttttatgctgcctttatatgctttctggaccttcaaagttctggcaaccatttacttgcattgtatggacctacagagctgaaattagggcagtggtagctcagcggttaaggctctgggttactgatcagaaggtcgggggttcaagccccagcactgccaagatgccactgttgggcccttgagcaaggcccttaaccctatctgctccaggggcgccgtatcatggctgaccctgcactctgaccccagcctagctgggatatgtgaaaaagaagaatttcaccgtatatgtgcaaatgtgtgataaataaagaaaataattaaataataattaattaaatattcatctaaaaatctttgtttgtgttaagcagaagaaaaagagtcatacacatctgggatggcatgagggtgattaaatgatgagagaattttcatttttggctgaactaacccTCATGATCTGTTTGGGGGCTGAGTGAGCCCAAACAGTTAATTTTAATAGCTTAAAAGACATACTTAACAATGAAGTACCTGGTTGATACTTCATGACTTTTCCTAATCTTATGAGAACTTGTTATAAACAAAATTTGATAATTTGATAATTTGTTAACAAGATTCAACCATCCTTCATAAAAAAATTTATGTTATGTTCTGGGTTTTATGAATAAATCCAATAAAATGTTACATGCTTCTTCAACTGGTGTACTCAAACcgacaacatgaggatgaggaaattatgacagaaatgaaACTTTAATTTCATAACTACTATTTCAATACTATTTTTACACATACATCAAACATAAAACAGTAAAGTCAATATCAATAGAACATGAGGGTTAaggtcacagagagagagagagaggcaggaaaAGAGAGGGCTGAATTCAGACGACAGGAAGGAGAGTGGCCAGACAACCAGACAGTCAGAGCCTGGAATCCTGGGTAAGTGCTACTGATATTAAAGGGAAAATAAATGAGGTCATGAAAGAAGTGGGatagaatgtgagtgtgtgtgcgagagtgAAAGAAAATGAATGATAAATAGAGAGAGCCTGCTGCCCTAACATGCCACTCACAGCTATCATAAAGTGTGCTAGAAGTCTAGGCGTTAGGTTTGCTGTATCAGATTTCAGAGTTGGAGGGGCTCCCGCAGCAGGATACAAAGAGTTTTACAGACTTGTCGGCGTGCAGAGACACAGTAATGTTTCATTCAGGTTGTGTTTACACACGTCAATTTAACTAACATTCCCTCACTCAAATTGCTGTAGTCACTAATAACTGTAATAAACACCAACGCAAACATAATTACACTGTTAGTCTGGGAGTTGTAGACAGACTTTTAAACACTGTTCTCacattagataattgcataaagGCTTGTAAAACAAGGCCTGAGAATctggattaaaaaaagaaaccgctaaaCAAACTGGTGAGATGACAAAGGCCTTTTGCTGATCAATTCGTTCCATTAAGAGCCAGATCCAAAGTGCATGAATGGATCCAGAAATGTATAAAACTGAAACTACATTACAATGCTTCTAAAAATGTATTGCATGCCTTCTATTATGatattttctatatatttattttacatcaaACAGAATATTATATCTCTTGTATTGATCGCAGGATTTATAACTCTCGTTGTGCTCTcagtttggatggatggatggatcagggagggatggatggatggatggatcagggatggatggatagatggatggatggatggatagatagaacaCTCATGCATGATAAcatgcaaacataaacacacacacagcatgcaCGGACAGTGTCCAGTCTGTTTCAGAGTCACTATGAGATTGGATGACTGCATAGCATGACTGTACCATGCCTTCGGGCGCTACACTACAGATAAAAATGCCGAGCCGAAATAACATGCACGGCATCAATTACACTCACTCTCCTCGTGGGTAATGATCCACAACCATCTAAGACACAACTAATGTAACTATAACAACCTCATTTTAATGGACCGCTGATGTGCTGTCTCCATCTGCTTAGCCACGCAAAACAAGGCTACATATAAAAGCGTTCTACCAAGGCCATACATCTCTGCATGGGAAAATGCCCATTTGTGCTGACTTGCCTATTAGAAACACAAAAGCCCTCCATTGGTGTGCGTGTCACTGTGCATGTCACTGGGAACGAGCTATTATGGCTAGAAGTCAAAGAAATGTGAAGTAAAAGTCAAAACAGCCCTGGCATAATTGTTCCCTGTGGCCCTGCTATGCCATTCTGTGGCATTTGCTTTTGAATCAAGACAGATGTGTCTTTTTCTGTGCTTAGTGACTGTTTTGCAGAGTTAAAATAAAGGAGATCAAAATTGGCACATTCCATTGCTCCTTTTTGACAGGGTATTCATCTGCAAAATGTATGGGTtgtaaacattttctttaatCTGCCAATTGACATTCAGGACTATTTGTTTTGCATGTTCTATCATAAAGATAGAGCTCTTAGTTTTCAAGCCTGCATAATTACATTTTCCATG contains the following coding sequences:
- the spsb4a gene encoding SPRY domain-containing SOCS box protein 4a, with the protein product MGQKISGSIKSVDVRGEPSFRPLRRELRGPDFFKPARLDLLLDMPPALYEQQLRHAWNPDDRSLNIFIKDDDKLTLHRHPVAQSTDGIRGRVGYTRGLHVWRIHWPTRQRGTHAVVGVATVDAPLHSVGYTSLVGSDSESWGWDLGRNKLYHNSKNRPASSTSTYPSFLEPEEAFVLPDALMVVLDMDEGTLSFMVDGQYLGVAFRGLKGKKLYPIVSAVWGHCEITMRYINGLDPEPLPLMDLCRRAARLALGRERLQEIETLPLPQSLKNYLQYQ